A part of Citrifermentans bremense genomic DNA contains:
- a CDS encoding methyl-accepting chemotaxis protein — MSTIRSKIVLNLVVLLITIIGIVAFEYSNIATLGRLQDEGAKRSRDAVLAKESSMGGLALYRIIADAEINRNLDETAKLWSEKKAEVFKGISALEASIDTAEEKKITAETKAALKDVVDLFEGKMLPLLKTTGGITPELQALDTQIDEKVVRVEAGIDKVVASMQKEMEAADAEFDADRRMAIIEAVVVGVAGLLLLMVVGILLLKSIMRSIDAMKVVMTAVHEGDLTRQVELDSKDELGIMSREFNGIIERLHDMIGQISDTSSQVVTASEQLSSTAERIANGAEEVAAQSSTVATAGEEMSATSGDIALTCQRASEGAKLAAESAGGGASLVERTVAVMGEIAAKVQESARTVESLGARSDQIGAIIVTIEDIADQTNLLALNAAIEAARAGEQGRGFAVVADEVRALAERTTRATREIDEMIKAIQRETKGAVAAMEQGVGQVEAGTEEAAKSGAALREILEQVHDVAMQVNQIATAAEEQTATTSEISSSMQQISQVVRETASGAHESATAAHQLNGSAEQLQRLVRQFKL, encoded by the coding sequence ATGTCCACCATCAGGTCCAAGATCGTACTCAATCTCGTTGTTCTGCTTATTACCATTATCGGCATCGTCGCCTTCGAGTACAGCAACATAGCAACGCTCGGCCGCCTTCAGGATGAGGGGGCGAAACGCTCCAGGGACGCGGTGCTGGCCAAGGAGTCCTCCATGGGGGGGCTCGCTTTGTACCGGATCATCGCCGATGCCGAGATAAACAGGAATCTTGACGAGACGGCGAAGCTTTGGAGTGAGAAAAAAGCGGAGGTCTTCAAAGGCATCAGCGCCCTGGAGGCATCGATCGACACGGCGGAGGAGAAGAAGATCACGGCTGAGACCAAGGCCGCTCTCAAAGATGTGGTGGACCTTTTCGAGGGGAAGATGCTTCCTCTTCTAAAGACGACCGGCGGCATCACGCCGGAGCTGCAAGCGCTGGATACTCAAATCGATGAAAAGGTCGTGCGGGTCGAGGCGGGGATCGACAAGGTGGTCGCCTCGATGCAAAAGGAGATGGAGGCGGCTGACGCGGAGTTCGATGCCGACCGCAGGATGGCGATCATCGAGGCGGTGGTGGTCGGAGTCGCGGGTCTGCTGCTGCTGATGGTAGTGGGGATCCTGCTGCTTAAGAGCATCATGCGTTCCATCGATGCCATGAAAGTCGTCATGACCGCGGTGCACGAGGGGGATCTGACCCGGCAGGTGGAACTCGACAGCAAGGACGAACTCGGGATCATGAGCCGGGAGTTCAACGGGATCATCGAGAGACTGCACGACATGATCGGCCAGATTTCCGACACCTCAAGCCAGGTGGTGACCGCTTCCGAACAGCTGAGCTCGACTGCGGAACGGATCGCCAACGGCGCGGAAGAGGTCGCGGCGCAATCGTCCACCGTGGCTACCGCGGGGGAGGAGATGTCGGCGACCTCCGGGGACATAGCTCTCACCTGCCAGAGGGCGTCCGAGGGGGCGAAGCTTGCCGCCGAATCGGCCGGCGGCGGCGCAAGTCTCGTGGAGAGAACCGTCGCGGTCATGGGCGAGATCGCCGCCAAGGTCCAGGAATCGGCCCGGACCGTTGAAAGCCTGGGAGCGCGCAGCGACCAGATCGGCGCCATCATCGTCACCATAGAGGACATCGCCGACCAGACCAACCTCCTGGCGCTGAACGCTGCCATCGAGGCGGCCCGTGCCGGTGAACAGGGGCGTGGCTTCGCGGTGGTGGCGGACGAGGTCCGCGCCCTCGCGGAGCGCACCACCCGGGCCACCAGGGAGATCGACGAGATGATCAAGGCCATCCAGAGGGAAACCAAGGGGGCCGTGGCAGCCATGGAGCAGGGTGTCGGGCAGGTGGAGGCGGGAACCGAGGAGGCGGCCAAGTCCGGCGCCGCCCTGCGCGAAATACTGGAGCAGGTGCACGACGTCGCCATGCAGGTGAACCAGATCGCCACCGCCGCGGAGGAGCAGACCGCCACCACCAGCGAGATTTCCAGCAGCATGCAGCAGATCTCCCAGGTGGTCAGGGAGACGGCTTCGGGAGCCCACGAATCGGCGACCGCGGCGCACCAGCTGAACGGGTCCGCGGAGCAACTGCAAAGGCTCGTGCGGCAGTTCAAGCTGTGA
- the ercA gene encoding alcohol dehydrogenase-like regulatory protein ErcA, whose translation MAEGLELRKFLAPEFIFGAGARELAGRYAKNLGGRKVLVVSDPGVVEAGWTKDVTDSLEAAGLAYVLFTDLTPNPKVEEVMAGVALYQAEHCDLLVAVGGGSPIDCAKGIGIVSTNKRHILEFEGVDMVKSPMPPLICIPTTGGTSADVSQFAIISNPMERVKIAIISKSVVPDIALIDPLTLTTMDPYLTACTGLDAMTHAIEAFVSTARSNMTDLHALEALRLLSASLIPSIRNPEDLSLRGDVMMGSLQAGLAFSNAILGATHAMAHSLGGALDLAHGECNAILLDHVIEFNFATAEERFERIAQVMGLDLRGLPAQEKKKALLRHVRELKAQAGVARTLAQVGVGRSDVALFSEHALKDPCMATNPRRPSKRDIEVLYEESL comes from the coding sequence ATGGCGGAAGGTCTCGAACTGAGGAAATTTCTGGCCCCCGAGTTCATATTCGGCGCGGGAGCCCGGGAGCTGGCAGGGAGATACGCCAAGAACCTGGGCGGGCGCAAGGTCCTTGTGGTCTCGGACCCCGGGGTAGTCGAGGCGGGGTGGACCAAGGACGTGACCGACAGCCTTGAGGCCGCAGGGCTTGCCTATGTCCTCTTCACCGACCTCACCCCCAACCCCAAGGTCGAGGAGGTCATGGCCGGGGTGGCGCTGTACCAGGCGGAGCACTGCGACCTGCTGGTGGCGGTGGGAGGGGGAAGCCCCATCGACTGCGCCAAGGGGATCGGCATAGTCAGCACCAACAAGAGGCACATCCTCGAGTTCGAAGGTGTCGACATGGTGAAATCCCCCATGCCGCCCTTGATCTGCATCCCCACCACCGGTGGAACCTCCGCCGACGTCTCCCAGTTCGCCATCATCAGCAACCCGATGGAGCGGGTCAAGATCGCCATCATCAGCAAGTCGGTGGTCCCGGACATAGCCCTCATCGACCCCCTCACCCTCACCACGATGGACCCCTACCTGACCGCCTGCACCGGCCTCGACGCCATGACCCACGCCATCGAGGCCTTCGTTTCCACGGCCCGCTCCAACATGACCGACCTGCACGCCCTGGAGGCGCTGCGCCTGCTCTCGGCGAGCCTCATCCCCAGCATCCGCAACCCCGAGGACCTGAGCCTTCGCGGCGACGTGATGATGGGGAGCCTGCAGGCCGGGCTTGCCTTCTCCAACGCTATCCTGGGGGCGACCCACGCCATGGCGCACAGCCTCGGTGGAGCGCTCGACCTGGCGCACGGGGAGTGCAACGCCATCCTTTTGGACCACGTCATCGAGTTCAACTTCGCCACGGCCGAGGAGCGGTTCGAGCGCATAGCTCAGGTCATGGGGCTCGACCTGCGGGGCCTCCCCGCCCAGGAGAAGAAGAAGGCCCTTTTGCGGCATGTCAGGGAGTTGAAGGCGCAAGCGGGGGTGGCCCGGACCCTGGCCCAGGTGGGGGTGGGACGCAGCGACGTCGCCCTCTTCAGCGAGCACGCGCTCAAAGACCCATGCATGGCGACCAACCCGCGCCGCCCCTCCAAGAGGGACATCGAGGTCCTCTATGAAGAATCCCTCTGA
- a CDS encoding hybrid sensor histidine kinase/response regulator: MKNPSDPGPDPQDALAALQQKLAGLGESSMRKSYYPELQERLEELERFKAFLDHSNDAICLVEASTGRIVDLNDSASRQTGWSRDELLQQSLFDLSNLQQNAAAEALILSSEEMASVRILAVTEVHRKDGGIFPAEITLNRMQFRDRSYVLAVARDITQRKAMEEALRESEEFLKNIVDHIPAVVFAKEVQELRFVTINKACQEVFGLSRAEVLGRTNYDLFPKEQAEFFTKVDRETLAKGELVEVPEEIISTPNGDRILRVKKIPLFDNQGKVRFLLGIAEDITERKQLEEKLLQSQKMEAIGQLAGGVAHDFNNILMVILGYGSILVNEETLPARQKEQVEQIMNAADKAAKLTSDLLAFSRKQVIKPSTMDLNDIILHVEKFLSRIIGEDVQLRARLTPRELQVDVDRGQIEQVLINLATNARDAMPKGGLLTIETSAQRIDEAFAQANGIGVPGPYAVISISDTGVGMDEQTRRRIFEPFFTTKEVGKGTGLGMSIVYGIIQQHSGFVNVYSEPGLGTTFRIYLPFSEQSAEAALEPEVAVAPPGGTETILVVEDEPDLRLLLQNILSGAGYRVLLAENGQVAADLYAARAGEIALVLMDMIMPGMSGKEACHVIRAVDPAAKVLYTSGYTMDIIKSRDLLDEGTELLMKPVRPVELLKKVREMLDR; encoded by the coding sequence ATGAAGAATCCCTCTGACCCCGGGCCCGATCCCCAGGACGCCCTGGCGGCGCTGCAGCAAAAGCTCGCGGGGCTCGGGGAATCCTCGATGCGCAAGAGCTACTACCCCGAACTGCAGGAGCGCCTGGAGGAGCTGGAGCGTTTCAAGGCGTTCCTGGATCACAGCAACGACGCCATCTGCCTGGTAGAGGCCTCCACCGGACGCATCGTGGACCTGAACGACTCGGCCAGCCGCCAGACCGGCTGGAGCCGGGACGAGCTGCTGCAGCAGTCCCTCTTCGATCTCTCCAACCTGCAGCAAAACGCCGCAGCAGAAGCTCTGATCCTTTCCTCCGAGGAGATGGCAAGCGTCCGGATCCTCGCCGTCACCGAAGTTCACCGCAAAGACGGCGGGATTTTCCCCGCCGAGATCACCCTGAACCGGATGCAGTTCCGGGACCGCTCCTACGTGCTGGCGGTCGCCCGGGACATAACCCAGCGCAAGGCAATGGAGGAGGCGCTCAGGGAGAGCGAGGAATTCCTCAAGAACATCGTGGACCACATCCCCGCGGTGGTTTTCGCCAAGGAGGTGCAGGAACTTCGTTTCGTCACCATCAACAAGGCGTGCCAGGAGGTGTTCGGCTTGAGCCGCGCCGAGGTGCTGGGACGGACCAACTACGACCTCTTCCCGAAGGAGCAGGCGGAGTTCTTCACCAAGGTGGACCGGGAGACCTTGGCCAAGGGGGAGCTGGTGGAGGTCCCGGAGGAGATCATCAGCACCCCGAACGGCGACCGGATACTGCGGGTAAAGAAGATCCCGCTCTTCGACAACCAGGGGAAGGTCCGTTTCCTGCTGGGAATCGCCGAGGACATCACGGAAAGGAAGCAGCTGGAGGAAAAGCTGCTGCAATCGCAGAAGATGGAGGCCATCGGGCAGCTGGCGGGGGGGGTGGCGCACGACTTCAACAACATCCTGATGGTGATTCTGGGGTACGGGAGCATCCTCGTCAACGAGGAGACGCTGCCGGCGCGGCAAAAGGAGCAGGTGGAGCAGATCATGAACGCTGCGGACAAGGCGGCGAAGCTCACCTCGGACCTCCTCGCCTTCAGCCGGAAGCAGGTGATCAAGCCCTCCACCATGGACTTGAACGACATCATCCTGCACGTGGAGAAGTTCCTCTCCCGCATCATCGGCGAGGACGTCCAGCTCAGGGCGCGGCTCACCCCGCGCGAGCTGCAGGTCGACGTCGACCGGGGGCAGATAGAGCAGGTGCTGATCAACCTCGCCACCAACGCACGGGACGCCATGCCCAAGGGGGGGCTGCTCACCATCGAGACCTCGGCGCAGAGAATCGACGAAGCCTTCGCCCAGGCCAACGGCATCGGCGTCCCCGGCCCTTATGCCGTCATCTCCATCTCCGACACCGGGGTAGGGATGGACGAGCAGACCCGCAGGAGGATCTTCGAACCGTTCTTCACCACCAAGGAGGTGGGGAAGGGAACGGGCCTCGGGATGTCCATCGTCTATGGCATCATCCAGCAGCATAGCGGCTTCGTCAACGTCTACAGCGAGCCAGGGCTGGGGACCACCTTCCGCATCTACCTACCCTTCAGCGAACAAAGCGCCGAGGCGGCCTTGGAGCCCGAGGTCGCAGTCGCCCCTCCGGGTGGAACTGAGACCATACTCGTTGTTGAGGACGAGCCGGACCTGCGCCTGCTTTTGCAGAACATCCTCTCGGGGGCGGGGTACCGCGTGCTCCTGGCGGAAAACGGGCAGGTCGCCGCCGACCTCTACGCGGCCCGCGCGGGAGAGATAGCCCTGGTGCTGATGGACATGATCATGCCGGGGATGAGCGGCAAGGAAGCCTGCCACGTCATCCGCGCGGTAGACCCGGCCGCGAAGGTGCTCTACACCAGCGGCTACACCATGGACATCATCAAGAGCCGGGATCTGTTGGATGAGGGGACGGAACTCCTGATGAAACCGGTGCGCCCCGTGGAACTGCTGAAGAAGGTTCGGGAGATGCTGGACAGGTAA
- a CDS encoding class I SAM-dependent methyltransferase, translated as MPDSVRRHYELYPYPDYPLLASVRRCDTYANNLEALWARFNGELPPDHLRRILIAGCGSFAPYPFALANPGSAITALDLSDKSLRRARLHCLLHGMTRPEFLAGDLLDPLIAPGPFGFIDCYGVLHHLEDPLAGLVALGKRLGEGGILRVMVYSTYTRWEEDSIRRALRLLRVRSPEHVLQMVARSRKGSRLREFFEQSEEVSSRSGLADALLHPLVTSFKIDRFLDLVGGSGLKPLLFAHRGALSDPEQEAARIREMEERRESPGNFVLYLGKDVRGGCSEGGSFRLNRCLEGVLSRPHLTPLLIAGRLGEANQPLTRRDCAFLRRFKKPVPAAALSPEELAMAESYAEKLFLLRCRS; from the coding sequence ATGCCCGACAGCGTGCGCCGCCATTACGAGCTGTACCCCTACCCGGATTACCCCCTCCTGGCCTCCGTGCGCCGCTGCGACACATACGCCAACAACCTGGAAGCCCTTTGGGCCCGGTTCAACGGCGAACTACCTCCGGACCACCTGCGCCGCATCCTCATTGCCGGCTGCGGCAGCTTCGCCCCCTATCCCTTTGCCCTCGCCAACCCTGGCAGCGCCATCACCGCCCTCGACCTCTCGGATAAAAGCCTGCGCCGTGCACGGCTGCACTGCCTGCTGCACGGCATGACGCGCCCTGAGTTTCTCGCGGGGGACCTTCTCGACCCGCTCATTGCCCCCGGACCTTTCGGGTTCATCGACTGCTACGGGGTGCTGCACCACCTGGAAGACCCGCTGGCGGGACTTGTCGCCTTGGGAAAGAGGCTGGGAGAGGGGGGGATACTGCGGGTGATGGTCTACAGCACCTATACCCGCTGGGAGGAAGACTCGATCCGGCGGGCGCTGCGTCTTTTGCGGGTGCGCTCCCCCGAACATGTGTTGCAGATGGTCGCCCGCAGCAGGAAAGGATCGCGCCTGCGGGAATTCTTCGAGCAGTCGGAGGAGGTGTCGTCGCGATCGGGGCTCGCGGATGCGCTGCTGCACCCCCTGGTTACCAGCTTCAAGATCGACCGTTTCCTGGATCTCGTGGGGGGGAGTGGGCTCAAGCCGCTTCTGTTCGCTCACCGCGGCGCCCTCTCCGACCCGGAACAGGAGGCGGCCAGGATCAGGGAGATGGAGGAACGGCGCGAGAGCCCGGGGAACTTCGTGCTCTACCTGGGGAAGGATGTCAGGGGGGGATGCTCGGAGGGGGGAAGCTTCCGGCTCAACCGTTGTCTTGAGGGGGTGCTGTCGCGGCCGCACCTGACGCCCTTGCTGATAGCCGGGCGCCTGGGGGAGGCAAACCAGCCGCTGACTCGCCGTGATTGCGCTTTTCTACGCCGCTTCAAGAAACCCGTCCCCGCCGCAGCACTCTCACCGGAGGAATTGGCTATGGCGGAGAGTTACGCGGAGAAGCTCTTCCTTTTACGCTGCCGGAGCTGA
- a CDS encoding methyl-accepting chemotaxis protein: protein MSKAVNQVVKELSEAMMAGKLDVRADLKGLKGDDVETVSLINGMIDALVAPLRLAGGALQEIVHGKLPPFVIDEYQGEFHQIKQDINTLLAILYGIHAEAVHLTDSIGEGKLRTRGNDWDYQGVWKELIAGFNGTLDAVIAPIHEAGEVLERLARYDLKSRMSGKYRGEHAAIRKAMNSTAGALNDAIAQVSEAVGLVSDVERRISSVSSSFAQGASEQSKELGETSVSLAQLSQSATKSAQRSKEANADAKKASDAIRLAKEAMGRMLASMDEISGAAESTASIAGEIDGIAQETGVLAGSTVEKAARMRISAGGFGVVAQEIRKLSRQCSQTANAMKEFEKKLGQEHQEEFGALVASLLQIARFSNLLGVNAAVEAAHVEGAGNEFKAMTDEIHALAVRSADAAKSTGALTRSSQDLARQGVVISREIDRELEGAVEAAQAIARFADDILQSIEGQTAGIEEINARAAHITGVTEKNASGAADSLLAAKELEAQVAKLSTMVNRFTF, encoded by the coding sequence AGGGCGACGACGTGGAAACGGTCAGCCTCATCAACGGCATGATCGACGCACTGGTCGCCCCCTTGCGGCTCGCCGGCGGCGCGCTGCAGGAGATCGTCCACGGCAAGCTCCCCCCGTTCGTGATCGACGAGTACCAGGGCGAGTTCCACCAGATCAAGCAGGACATCAACACCCTTTTGGCCATCCTCTACGGCATCCACGCCGAGGCGGTGCACCTGACCGATAGCATCGGGGAGGGGAAGCTCAGGACCCGCGGCAACGACTGGGATTACCAGGGAGTCTGGAAGGAGCTGATCGCAGGGTTCAACGGGACCCTGGACGCGGTCATCGCACCTATTCACGAGGCGGGGGAGGTGCTGGAGCGACTGGCGCGCTACGACCTTAAAAGCAGGATGAGCGGGAAATACCGGGGAGAGCATGCCGCGATCCGAAAGGCGATGAACTCAACGGCGGGTGCGCTGAACGACGCCATAGCCCAGGTCTCCGAGGCGGTAGGACTGGTCTCGGACGTGGAGCGACGCATCTCCAGCGTCAGCTCCTCCTTCGCCCAGGGGGCGAGCGAGCAGAGCAAGGAGCTGGGGGAGACCTCGGTGAGTCTCGCGCAGCTCTCCCAGAGCGCCACGAAGAGCGCGCAGCGTTCCAAGGAAGCCAATGCCGACGCCAAGAAGGCATCGGACGCGATCCGCCTGGCCAAGGAGGCCATGGGGCGGATGCTTGCCTCCATGGACGAGATCAGCGGCGCGGCCGAAAGCACCGCCTCCATAGCCGGGGAAATTGACGGGATTGCCCAGGAGACCGGGGTCCTCGCCGGGAGCACCGTCGAGAAGGCGGCCCGGATGAGGATCTCGGCGGGCGGCTTCGGTGTCGTGGCCCAGGAGATCCGCAAGCTCTCCCGGCAGTGCTCCCAGACGGCCAATGCGATGAAGGAGTTCGAGAAGAAGCTGGGCCAGGAGCACCAGGAGGAATTCGGCGCGCTGGTAGCGAGCCTGCTGCAGATCGCCAGGTTCTCGAACCTTTTGGGAGTGAATGCTGCGGTCGAAGCGGCCCACGTCGAGGGGGCGGGCAACGAATTCAAGGCGATGACAGACGAGATCCACGCCCTTGCCGTCAGGTCGGCCGACGCGGCGAAGAGCACCGGGGCTCTCACCAGGTCCTCGCAGGATCTGGCGCGGCAAGGGGTGGTAATCTCCCGCGAGATCGATCGCGAGCTGGAAGGCGCGGTTGAGGCGGCGCAGGCGATAGCCCGCTTTGCCGACGATATCCTGCAAAGCATCGAAGGGCAGACGGCGGGGATCGAGGAGATCAACGCGCGGGCAGCCCACATAACCGGCGTCACCGAAAAGAACGCCTCCGGCGCGGCCGACTCGCTTCTGGCAGCGAAGGAGCTGGAGGCCCAGGTCGCCAAGCTTTCCACCATGGTGAACCGGTTCACCTTCTAA